One window of Alphaproteobacteria bacterium genomic DNA carries:
- a CDS encoding copper resistance system multicopper oxidase: protein MSEKNIITPPPIDLTRRRFIQGIGAGIFVTGMNAALPLPAWALASPKNLHEGVQNYKAQNYFDLAFRYTPLTIDGKQGRSTAINGTVPAPLIRWREGDEVTMDVTNHLEDVDHASIHWHGILVPFRMDGVPGVNFNGIQPGETYRYRFPVIQAGTYWYHSHSRFQEQTGAYGPIIIDPKTPEPFHYDRDHVIVLSDWAFEDPETIFRNINLDPEYYIYYKRTVFDYLNDVKRKGFGEANAELLPFAKMNMSPRDLSNVTGSVYTYLMNGHSPDMNWSGLFKPGETVRLRFINSAAMSNFDVRIPGLDMTVVMVDGKKVKPVKFHEFRIGVAETYDVLVTPKEEKAYTIFVESLDRSGYTRGTLSPQPGMTAPVPKMRPVPDRTLESIGMGMMKGKYFGGMDDAMMEKMHHKRMKMQDENIPGPNGPMPFMPDKNNPDVAMTVMNPKERMDEPGIGLGNDGWKVLTYKDLISNEPQPYNAEVEREMTINVTANMERYIFSLDGKKFTDQPGPYLFRHNERLRLYMVNHTMMDHPMHLHGMWMQLETGRSNEEIPFKHTYLLKPGEVASFRITPIEKGDWAFHCHLLYHMEAGMFQVVRVA, encoded by the coding sequence ATGAGCGAAAAAAATATCATTACACCCCCACCCATAGACCTGACACGCCGCCGCTTTATTCAGGGCATTGGCGCGGGCATTTTTGTCACCGGCATGAACGCCGCGCTACCGCTTCCGGCATGGGCACTGGCCAGCCCGAAGAATCTCCATGAAGGAGTGCAGAATTATAAGGCACAAAACTATTTTGATTTGGCATTCCGCTACACGCCACTGACCATTGACGGTAAGCAAGGCCGGTCAACTGCTATAAACGGCACAGTACCAGCCCCGCTGATACGCTGGCGCGAAGGTGATGAGGTAACGATGGATGTTACCAACCATCTGGAGGATGTGGATCATGCTTCTATCCACTGGCACGGCATCTTGGTGCCATTTCGCATGGATGGCGTGCCGGGTGTGAATTTTAATGGTATCCAGCCGGGGGAAACCTATCGTTACCGCTTCCCAGTCATACAGGCAGGCACTTATTGGTATCATAGCCATTCACGCTTTCAGGAACAGACCGGTGCTTACGGGCCGATCATCATCGACCCTAAAACGCCGGAGCCGTTCCATTATGACCGCGATCATGTGATTGTGCTTTCCGATTGGGCGTTCGAAGACCCCGAAACCATCTTTCGCAACATCAATCTCGATCCGGAATATTACATTTATTACAAGCGTACGGTTTTTGATTATCTGAATGATGTAAAACGCAAAGGTTTTGGTGAAGCCAATGCCGAGTTGCTGCCTTTTGCTAAAATGAATATGTCGCCGCGTGATCTCTCGAATGTTACCGGCTCTGTTTATACCTATCTCATGAATGGCCATTCGCCCGATATGAACTGGAGCGGTCTGTTCAAACCCGGCGAAACGGTGCGGCTGCGCTTCATTAACTCTGCTGCCATGAGTAATTTTGATGTCCGGATTCCGGGGCTGGATATGACGGTCGTCATGGTCGATGGCAAAAAGGTGAAGCCCGTCAAGTTCCATGAATTCCGCATCGGTGTTGCGGAAACCTATGATGTGCTAGTTACGCCAAAAGAGGAGAAAGCCTATACGATCTTTGTCGAATCGCTTGATCGCAGTGGTTACACACGCGGCACTCTTTCTCCACAGCCGGGTATGACTGCTCCAGTGCCTAAAATGCGCCCTGTACCGGATCGCACACTGGAAAGCATTGGTATGGGCATGATGAAAGGTAAGTATTTCGGCGGCATGGATGATGCCATGATGGAGAAAATGCACCACAAACGCATGAAGATGCAGGATGAAAACATTCCCGGCCCAAATGGGCCGATGCCTTTCATGCCGGATAAGAATAATCCAGACGTAGCAATGACGGTGATGAACCCGAAAGAGCGTATGGACGAGCCGGGAATCGGCCTTGGCAACGATGGATGGAAAGTGCTGACTTACAAAGATTTGATTTCCAATGAGCCACAACCATACAATGCCGAAGTCGAACGCGAGATGACGATTAATGTCACCGCTAATATGGAGCGCTATATTTTCTCGTTGGATGGTAAGAAGTTTACTGACCAGCCGGGGCCATATCTGTTCAGGCATAATGAACGTCTGCGCCTTTATATGGTTAACCATACGATGATGGATCACCCCATGCACCTGCATGGCATGTGGATGCAGCTGGAAACCGGACGCAGTAACGAAGAAATTCCGTTCAAGCATACCTATCTGCTTAAACCCGGCGAAGTTGCATCTTTTAGAATCACGCCCATTGAAAAAGGTGACTGGGCGTTTCACTGCCATCTGCTCTACCACATGGAAGCAGGCATGTTTCAGGTTGTGAGGGTAGCATAA
- a CDS encoding copper-translocating P-type ATPase: MSEHQAKSCCHHQHDHNEAKPLPKGADASKIMYTCPMHPEVRQLGPGSCPKCGMALEPETITGEEGENPELTDFRRRFWIGLVLSLPLLVLEMGGHFMDFHLLDASISNWVQMVFATPVVLWAGWPFFERGWQSVKAKSLNMFTLVAMGTGVAWVYSVIATLAPGIFPDAFKSEGVVPVYFEAASVIIVLVLLGQMLELKARERTGGAIKALLGLAPKTAKRVNGDKEEEIAIEDIQLGDLLRIRPGEKVPVDGVVVEGKSHVDESMVTGEPMPIEKTESAKVIGGTVNGNGSLIIKAEKIGSDTMLAQIVQMVADAQRSQAPIQRVVDKVSGWFVPIVIVIAIIAFIAWTVFATAQGFSYGLIAAVSVLIIACPCALGLATPMSIMVGVGRGAKAGVLIKNAGALEILEKVDTLVVDKTGTLTEGKPALTHVVSAGDLSEDEVLRLAASLEQGSEHPLAEAIVRGAEGKGVKLAKANEFEAVTGKGVKGNVDRKKVALGNTKLLDDMGVDSSSLKEQADTYRAEGGTAMFVAVDGKLAGMIAVADPIKETTAKAIKDLHEAGLKIVMLTGDNDTTARSVAGKLGIDEVHADVLPQDKSRIVSELRDGGATIAMAGDGVNDAPALASAHVGIAMGTGTDVAMESAGVTLLRGDLNGIATAINLSRATMRNIRQNLFFAFIYNAAGVPIAAGVLYPFFGILLSPIIAAAAMSLSSLSVVANALRLNIKKI, translated from the coding sequence ATGAGCGAACACCAAGCCAAAAGCTGCTGCCATCATCAGCATGACCACAACGAAGCAAAACCGCTGCCAAAAGGCGCAGACGCTTCCAAAATAATGTACACCTGCCCGATGCACCCGGAGGTGCGGCAACTGGGGCCGGGAAGCTGCCCGAAATGCGGCATGGCTTTAGAGCCGGAAACGATCACCGGCGAAGAAGGCGAAAACCCGGAGCTTACCGATTTTCGCCGCCGCTTCTGGATTGGACTAGTTTTATCGCTGCCGCTGCTAGTGTTAGAAATGGGTGGCCATTTCATGGATTTCCACCTGCTCGATGCCAGCATATCCAACTGGGTGCAGATGGTCTTTGCTACCCCCGTGGTGCTATGGGCAGGTTGGCCGTTTTTTGAGCGTGGCTGGCAATCGGTGAAAGCTAAATCACTGAATATGTTTACGCTGGTGGCGATGGGAACTGGCGTGGCATGGGTCTATAGTGTGATTGCCACCCTTGCTCCCGGCATTTTCCCCGATGCGTTTAAGTCCGAAGGTGTCGTGCCAGTCTATTTTGAAGCAGCTTCAGTAATTATCGTGCTGGTGCTACTCGGCCAGATGCTGGAGCTTAAAGCGCGGGAGCGCACCGGCGGCGCGATTAAAGCCTTGCTGGGTTTAGCTCCGAAAACCGCAAAACGTGTCAACGGTGATAAGGAAGAAGAAATTGCCATTGAAGATATTCAGCTTGGTGATTTGCTGCGTATCCGCCCCGGTGAGAAAGTGCCGGTCGATGGTGTGGTGGTGGAAGGCAAAAGCCATGTCGATGAATCCATGGTCACCGGCGAACCCATGCCGATTGAAAAAACCGAAAGCGCGAAAGTGATCGGCGGCACGGTCAACGGCAATGGCTCATTGATTATTAAAGCAGAGAAGATTGGCTCTGACACGATGCTCGCGCAAATCGTGCAGATGGTAGCCGATGCCCAGCGCAGTCAAGCTCCCATCCAGCGCGTGGTCGATAAAGTATCCGGCTGGTTTGTGCCGATTGTCATCGTCATTGCCATCATTGCCTTTATTGCATGGACGGTATTTGCCACCGCGCAGGGCTTTAGCTATGGGCTGATCGCCGCCGTATCGGTGCTAATCATAGCCTGCCCATGCGCTTTGGGATTGGCTACGCCGATGTCCATTATGGTGGGTGTCGGGCGCGGAGCAAAAGCCGGTGTGCTGATTAAGAATGCCGGTGCGCTGGAGATATTGGAAAAGGTGGATACGCTGGTAGTCGATAAAACCGGCACACTCACCGAAGGAAAACCCGCGCTCACCCATGTCGTCAGCGCAGGCGATTTATCGGAGGATGAGGTATTACGCCTCGCCGCATCATTAGAGCAAGGCAGTGAACATCCACTGGCAGAAGCTATTGTGCGCGGTGCAGAAGGCAAAGGAGTGAAACTGGCAAAAGCCAATGAATTTGAAGCGGTCACCGGCAAAGGTGTGAAAGGCAATGTTGATAGGAAAAAAGTGGCGCTTGGCAATACCAAGCTCCTGGATGATATGGGGGTTGATAGTAGTAGCTTAAAAGAACAGGCCGATACCTACCGCGCCGAGGGTGGCACAGCGATGTTTGTTGCTGTGGATGGCAAGCTGGCTGGCATGATTGCGGTAGCTGATCCGATTAAAGAAACCACCGCAAAAGCCATTAAGGACTTACACGAAGCTGGTTTGAAAATTGTCATGCTGACCGGCGATAACGATACCACCGCACGGTCGGTGGCAGGGAAGCTGGGCATTGATGAAGTTCATGCCGATGTATTGCCACAGGATAAAAGCCGCATTGTGAGTGAATTGCGTGATGGTGGTGCAACTATCGCTATGGCCGGTGATGGGGTGAATGACGCACCGGCTCTGGCTTCCGCGCATGTGGGAATCGCTATGGGAACCGGAACCGATGTGGCGATGGAAAGCGCAGGCGTGACATTGTTGCGCGGTGACTTAAACGGCATCGCCACCGCCATCAACCTATCCCGCGCCACCATGCGGAACATCCGGCAAAACCTGTTCTTTGCCTTTATCTATAATGCCGCAGGCGTTCCGATAGCTGCCGGGGTTTTATATCCCTTCTTTGGCATCCTGCTTTCACCCATTATTGCCGCCGCTGCCATGTCGCTTAGTTCCTTAAGCGTTGTGGCTAATGCGCTCAGACTTAACATCAAGAAAATCTAG
- a CDS encoding DUF305 domain-containing protein — MNNYKRFLAMITTSTIVMFGLMYLNTYALDHVFFSETRTYMAIYMGGAMAVIMLSFMLGMYQNKTKNTAIFIGAIAIFALGVFLVRSQATVGDTSYMRAMIPHHSIAVLTSERSGIEDKRVRELADEIIKAQRREIKEMDWLIEDIKKNGKATTEAAAAERPVPEFEGEL, encoded by the coding sequence ATGAACAACTACAAACGATTTTTAGCTATGATTACCACATCAACCATCGTCATGTTTGGTTTGATGTACCTGAACACTTACGCGCTGGATCACGTCTTTTTTAGCGAAACGCGCACTTACATGGCCATTTATATGGGCGGAGCGATGGCCGTGATTATGCTTAGCTTCATGCTCGGCATGTATCAGAATAAGACTAAAAACACTGCCATCTTTATCGGGGCAATCGCCATTTTCGCACTCGGTGTATTTCTGGTGCGCAGCCAAGCCACGGTCGGTGATACTTCCTATATGCGAGCCATGATTCCGCATCACTCTATCGCGGTACTCACCAGCGAGCGTTCAGGTATTGAAGACAAGCGTGTGCGCGAGCTGGCCGATGAAATTATTAAAGCCCAGCGCCGCGAAATTAAAGAAATGGATTGGCTGATCGAGGATATTAAGAAAAACGGCAAAGCCACTACCGAAGCAGCCGCCGCAGAGCGTCCCGTACCAGAGTTTGAAGGTGAATTATGA
- a CDS encoding heavy metal-responsive transcriptional regulator — MTDKHYITIGKLSELSECPADTIRYYEKLGILKKPDRAANGYRVYSPDTLNILLFIRRGKIMNFTLDEIKQLLTMAENSSSVCGDILSMVEDKISKFKQQIADSKIALNSLERFAKDCPGGQVPAEHCPFVHYLNNKGGKCHENGKNK, encoded by the coding sequence ATGACAGATAAACACTATATAACTATCGGAAAATTATCAGAACTGAGCGAATGCCCAGCGGATACTATTCGCTATTATGAAAAACTGGGAATCTTAAAAAAACCGGATCGTGCAGCGAACGGTTACCGTGTTTATTCACCCGATACGCTGAATATATTGCTGTTCATCCGCCGTGGTAAAATCATGAATTTTACCTTGGATGAAATCAAGCAGTTGCTGACGATGGCCGAGAATAGCAGTTCGGTTTGTGGCGATATATTGTCGATGGTGGAAGATAAAATAAGTAAATTCAAGCAACAGATTGCAGATAGCAAAATAGCTCTTAACTCATTAGAGCGCTTTGCAAAAGATTGTCCCGGCGGTCAGGTGCCAGCGGAACATTGCCCCTTTGTACATTACCTGAATAATAAAGGCGGTAAATGTCATGAGAATGGAAAAAATAAATAA
- a CDS encoding DUF2231 domain-containing protein, producing the protein MPEIIPNWHPILVHFTFALLFLSPFAFLIAQFGKDQPWGKTFLIAGRVSLWTGVLITPLTLWAGFGAMEQAHHQISSQVDHYIHDHRNWAIATAASFALLALWAAINWRRGAKEGWLFVILALLALTPLTTTGYKGGELVYRHGVGVMSSSESSGKAHADDSESSDQEGTETNTNSDDGHEDHTH; encoded by the coding sequence ATGCCTGAAATTATTCCTAACTGGCATCCCATATTGGTGCATTTTACCTTTGCACTTTTATTTCTCTCACCCTTTGCCTTTTTAATAGCTCAATTTGGCAAAGATCAGCCATGGGGGAAAACATTTTTAATAGCAGGAAGAGTCTCTTTATGGACGGGAGTGCTTATAACTCCCCTTACCCTATGGGCAGGCTTCGGGGCTATGGAGCAAGCACATCATCAGATAAGCAGTCAGGTTGATCACTATATTCACGATCACCGAAACTGGGCAATTGCAACAGCGGCATCATTTGCTTTGCTGGCATTGTGGGCTGCCATCAACTGGCGGCGTGGTGCTAAAGAAGGCTGGTTATTCGTTATACTGGCTTTGCTAGCATTAACCCCTTTGACAACCACTGGCTATAAGGGCGGCGAACTAGTGTACCGTCATGGTGTTGGCGTAATGTCATCATCGGAAAGTAGCGGCAAAGCTCATGCAGATGATAGTGAATCATCTGACCAAGAAGGAACTGAAACCAACACAAATAGCGATGACGGGCATGAAGATCATACCCATTAA